A stretch of Odocoileus virginianus isolate 20LAN1187 ecotype Illinois chromosome 31, Ovbor_1.2, whole genome shotgun sequence DNA encodes these proteins:
- the PRXL2C gene encoding peroxiredoxin-like 2C isoform X1 — MAAPSEAPVTRQVSGHAAPAPVPSGPESWQPLAAAVAELPVLDASGRPVPFGELFRERRAIVVFVRHFLCYICKEYVEDLAKVPKSFLQEANVTLIVIGQSSYHHIEPFCKLTGYSHEIYVDPEREIYKRLGMKRGEEIASSGQSPHVKSNILSGSIQSLWRAVTGPLFDFQGDPAQQGGTLILGPGNNIHFIHHDRNRLDHKPINSVLQLVGVQHVDFTSRPSVIHV; from the exons ATGGCAGCCCCCTCCGAGGCCCCGGTCACGCGGCAGGTCAGCGGGCACGccgccccagccccagtcccaaGCGGCCCCGAGAGCTGGCAGCCCCTGGCCGCCGCCGTGGCCGAGCTGCCGGTGCTGGACGCCTCCGGGAGGCCTGTGCCGTTTGGTGAGCTGTTCCGAGAGCGCCGGGCCATCGTGGTCTTCGTGCGG CATTTCCTGTGTTACATCTGCAAGGAATACGTAGAAGATCTGGCCAAAGTCCCCAAGAGTTTCTTACAA GAAGCAAATGTCACTCTCATAGTGATTGGACAGTCATCCTACCATCATATTGAG cctttctGTAAACTAACTGGGTATTCTCATGAAATCTATGTTGATCCTGAGAGAGAAATTTATAAAAGATTGGGAATGAAAAGAGGTGAAGAAATTGCCTCCTCAG GACAGAGCCCCCATGTAAAATCAAATATACTCTCGGGAAGCATTCAGAGCCTGTGGAGAGCAGTGACTGGCCCTCTTTTTGAttttcaaggagatccagctcAGCAAGGTGGAACACTCATTTTAGGTCCAG GTAACAACATCCATTTTATACACCATGATAGGAATAGGTTGGATCATAAACCCATCAACTCTGTTTTACAGCTTGTAGGAGTTCAACATGTGGACTTTACAAGCAGACCTTCGGTTATCCATGTGTGA
- the PRXL2C gene encoding peroxiredoxin-like 2C isoform X2, translating to MAAPSEAPVTRQVSGHAAPAPVPSGPESWQPLAAAVAELPVLDASGRPVPFGELFRERRAIVVFVRHFLCYICKEYVEDLAKVPKSFLQEANVTLIVIGQSSYHHIEPFCKLTGYSHEIYVDPEREIYKRLGMKRGEEIASSGNNIHFIHHDRNRLDHKPINSVLQLVGVQHVDFTSRPSVIHV from the exons ATGGCAGCCCCCTCCGAGGCCCCGGTCACGCGGCAGGTCAGCGGGCACGccgccccagccccagtcccaaGCGGCCCCGAGAGCTGGCAGCCCCTGGCCGCCGCCGTGGCCGAGCTGCCGGTGCTGGACGCCTCCGGGAGGCCTGTGCCGTTTGGTGAGCTGTTCCGAGAGCGCCGGGCCATCGTGGTCTTCGTGCGG CATTTCCTGTGTTACATCTGCAAGGAATACGTAGAAGATCTGGCCAAAGTCCCCAAGAGTTTCTTACAA GAAGCAAATGTCACTCTCATAGTGATTGGACAGTCATCCTACCATCATATTGAG cctttctGTAAACTAACTGGGTATTCTCATGAAATCTATGTTGATCCTGAGAGAGAAATTTATAAAAGATTGGGAATGAAAAGAGGTGAAGAAATTGCCTCCTCAG GTAACAACATCCATTTTATACACCATGATAGGAATAGGTTGGATCATAAACCCATCAACTCTGTTTTACAGCTTGTAGGAGTTCAACATGTGGACTTTACAAGCAGACCTTCGGTTATCCATGTGTGA